From a single Methanobrevibacter sp. genomic region:
- a CDS encoding SAP domain-containing protein: MVKLTKNLSPDEFKEYYFLKEDLKDFCRSEGLKVSGSKGELENRIVHYLSTGEKLVETSTNHSSNENVSEISLDSPLGENFKCSEDKRRFFENKIGKGFKFKVKFQKWLKANPNKTYGDAIEAFYEIQNSKEKTDIGKQFQYNQYIRDFFENNNDKSLDDAIKCWKYKKSLKGHNRYEDIDLEIL, encoded by the coding sequence ATGGTTAAATTAACTAAAAATTTAAGTCCTGATGAATTTAAAGAGTATTATTTTTTAAAAGAGGATTTGAAAGATTTTTGCAGATCTGAAGGTCTTAAAGTCAGCGGTAGTAAAGGAGAATTGGAGAATAGGATTGTCCATTATTTGTCTACTGGTGAAAAGTTGGTGGAAACATCTACTAATCATTCTTCAAATGAAAATGTATCTGAAATTAGTTTGGATTCTCCATTAGGTGAAAATTTCAAATGCAGTGAAGATAAAAGGCGATTTTTTGAAAATAAAATAGGTAAAGGATTTAAATTTAAAGTTAAATTCCAAAAATGGCTAAAGGCAAATCCTAATAAAACTTACGGGGATGCAATTGAAGCATTCTATGAAATTCAAAATTCAAAAGAGAAAACAGATATTGGTAAACAGTTCCAATACAATCAATACATAAGAGATTTCTTTGAAAATAATAATGATAAGTCCTTAGATGATGCAATCAAATGCTGGAAATATAAAAAAAGTCTTAAAGGACATAATAGATATGAAGATATTGATTTGGAGATATTATGA
- a CDS encoding protein-ADP-ribose hydrolase: MIDERDEVIDIPTNYDEKRRFLRALMNIRMPNEVSQEFIKVQDDFLTAETLNKDLTSVEDINEVKGKLMLWQGDISTLKVDAIVNAANSKLLGCFVPLHNCIDNVIHSAAGVQLRDECNTIMKIQNRDEDVGKAKITGAYNLPSKYVIHTVGPAIPRGSKPSNDECELLANCYRSCLEVADYNGLESIAFCCISTGVFNFPQDLASEIAIETVEEYLKSHETSLKYMIFNVFTDEDYSIYKNALFGE; encoded by the coding sequence TTGATTGATGAAAGAGATGAAGTAATTGACATTCCTACTAATTATGATGAAAAAAGGAGATTTCTCCGTGCATTAATGAATATTAGAATGCCTAATGAAGTATCTCAGGAATTTATTAAAGTTCAAGATGATTTTTTAACAGCTGAAACATTAAATAAAGATTTGACTTCTGTTGAGGATATTAATGAAGTCAAAGGTAAATTGATGCTTTGGCAAGGTGATATTTCAACATTAAAAGTGGATGCTATTGTAAATGCAGCTAATTCAAAATTGCTTGGATGCTTTGTTCCACTTCATAACTGTATTGATAATGTGATTCACTCAGCAGCGGGTGTACAGTTAAGGGATGAATGCAATACAATAATGAAAATTCAAAACAGGGATGAAGATGTTGGAAAAGCTAAAATCACTGGTGCTTATAACTTGCCTTCCAAATATGTAATTCATACTGTTGGTCCTGCTATTCCTCGGGGGTCTAAACCTTCCAATGATGAATGTGAATTGTTGGCTAACTGTTACAGATCATGTTTGGAAGTTGCAGATTATAATGGACTTGAATCAATTGCGTTCTGTTGCATTTCAACAGGAGTATTTAATTTTCCACAGGATTTGGCATCAGAAATTGCAATTGAAACAGTTGAAGAATATTTGAAATCACATGAAACCTCATTAAAATATATGATTTTTAATGTTTTCACCGATGAGGATTATTCAATTTATAAAAATGCATTATTTGGTGAATAA
- a CDS encoding C-GCAxxG-C-C family protein, which produces MKLDKKILEEKIREYRIFKSCSESTLMGLCECAEYPMSKAEMCKITCGFAGGIGGTFDEGTCGAVTGAVIANGLVLDDPSKIKANAKEIFNTFKEEYGTVCCGAITNNGDDKSPCVDCCVFIANKVADLWDE; this is translated from the coding sequence ATGAAACTTGACAAAAAAATTTTAGAAGAAAAAATCAGAGAATACAGAATTTTTAAAAGTTGCTCTGAATCAACATTAATGGGACTTTGCGAATGTGCAGAATATCCAATGAGTAAAGCAGAAATGTGCAAAATCACTTGTGGGTTTGCAGGTGGAATTGGTGGAACATTTGATGAAGGAACATGTGGTGCTGTTACCGGTGCAGTAATCGCAAATGGATTAGTCTTAGATGATCCATCCAAAATCAAAGCTAATGCAAAAGAAATTTTCAATACTTTCAAAGAAGAATATGGTACTGTATGCTGCGGTGCGATAACAAATAACGGTGATGACAAATCCCCATGTGTCGATTGCTGCGTATTTATTGCAAATAAAGTTGCAGATTTATGGGATGAATAA
- the cfbD gene encoding Ni-sirohydrochlorin a,c-diamide reductive cyclase catalytic subunit, translated as MHPRPSPIAASLYTLRDMNVDVIVMHGPNGCCFRTGRLLETDGVRVLTTAMAENDFILGAGEKLEETLREAYDMFNPKLMGVVGTCASMIIGEDLKEAIANADLPCTVVPVESHGGSGEGDNTVGAIMVLEAAVECGVIPPEEADRQIEMLEKATEVEKTRGMAQGKYIKPNFGDSKESVAKIVVQAIKDGKKVAFVHNAKKETSYLFADIINFDYKDINEDNKPIIVANLDENIGLERIRGHARRIKEELPIDIDYITGGLDEYPITANAAAEYLKDKDLDLLVVFGVPHAFPIEDFDAESVAITDGPRLVGPLRDLGYNHVVAELDAHSKTLGTDKIVFSDFGGMIRSAIGWLDE; from the coding sequence ATGCATCCAAGACCAAGTCCAATTGCAGCATCTCTTTATACATTAAGAGATATGAATGTTGATGTTATTGTTATGCACGGGCCAAATGGTTGTTGTTTCAGAACAGGAAGACTCCTTGAAACTGATGGCGTAAGAGTCTTGACAACAGCAATGGCTGAAAATGATTTTATTTTAGGGGCTGGCGAAAAGCTGGAAGAAACTTTAAGGGAAGCTTATGACATGTTTAACCCAAAACTGATGGGTGTTGTAGGTACTTGTGCCAGTATGATTATTGGTGAAGATTTAAAAGAGGCTATTGCTAATGCTGATTTGCCATGTACTGTTGTGCCGGTTGAATCTCATGGAGGTTCTGGTGAAGGAGACAACACTGTTGGTGCAATCATGGTTTTAGAAGCAGCAGTTGAATGTGGCGTAATTCCTCCAGAAGAAGCAGACAGACAAATTGAAATGCTTGAAAAAGCAACCGAAGTTGAAAAAACCAGGGGAATGGCACAAGGTAAATATATCAAGCCAAACTTTGGTGATTCAAAAGAAAGTGTTGCTAAGATAGTTGTTCAAGCAATTAAAGATGGTAAAAAGGTAGCTTTTGTTCATAATGCTAAAAAAGAAACTTCATACTTATTTGCAGACATAATTAATTTTGATTATAAAGACATTAATGAAGACAATAAACCAATCATTGTTGCAAATCTTGATGAAAATATTGGTCTTGAGAGAATCAGAGGTCATGCAAGAAGAATCAAGGAAGAATTGCCAATTGATATCGATTACATTACTGGTGGTCTTGATGAATATCCTATAACTGCTAATGCAGCAGCAGAATATCTAAAAGATAAAGATTTGGACTTACTTGTTGTATTTGGTGTTCCTCATGCATTTCCAATCGAAGATTTTGATGCAGAATCAGTTGCAATCACTGATGGGCCTCGTTTGGTAGGACCTTTAAGAGATTTAGGTTATAATCATGTTGTTGCAGAGCTTGATGCACACTCAAAAACTCTTGGAACTGATAAAATAGTATTTTCAGACTTTGGTGGAATGATTAGATCAGCTATTGGGTGGTTAGACGAATGA
- a CDS encoding AIR synthase-related protein, whose amino-acid sequence MDIEGFVRARIDDYDYNDLADILAVRIREYKKISEENSVEMAKAVIDEVSTTLKLQESDDEFLKEIANVNKADVLMGEMGVGSRGAGDFFVHRKIAEIVSSTNTASLVNPSEQDDGGVVKAKANNDEVYITTAVDGIHSRLSEYPFLGGFHVTRATLRDVCVMGADPVAILSDVHLADDGDVAKIFDFTAGVAAVSELVDVPIVAGSTLRVGGDMVLGDRFVSAVGSVGVSNHPPTARKGATDGDAILLTEGSGGGTITTTALYNGFFDVVWDTMNVNFVQASHALFEADLVKDIHAMTDVTNGGLRGDAHEISNTTGVGLEFYEKEIRQMVAPNVLNMLETLNIDPLGVSTDSLMLIAPPEIVGDIKKAVGKYDVAISEIGEVNTSGEPILIKEDSSEEKLVPLFREAAYTKIKKLVGDTTPEDFEEMKEKVQRASDAAIAKKEKVINHIRAN is encoded by the coding sequence ATGGATATTGAAGGATTTGTAAGAGCTAGAATTGACGATTATGATTACAATGATTTAGCAGATATTTTGGCTGTAAGAATAAGAGAATACAAAAAAATTTCAGAAGAAAACTCAGTTGAAATGGCAAAAGCAGTAATTGATGAAGTTTCAACAACCCTCAAATTACAGGAAAGTGATGATGAGTTTTTAAAAGAAATTGCTAACGTTAACAAAGCGGATGTTTTAATGGGTGAAATGGGAGTTGGATCTCGTGGAGCTGGAGATTTCTTCGTTCACAGAAAAATTGCAGAAATCGTTTCATCAACAAACACAGCATCACTCGTAAACCCATCAGAACAGGATGATGGTGGGGTTGTTAAAGCAAAAGCAAACAACGATGAAGTTTATATTACCACAGCAGTTGATGGAATTCATTCACGTCTAAGTGAATATCCATTTTTAGGTGGTTTTCACGTAACAAGAGCAACACTTAGAGATGTTTGTGTAATGGGTGCAGACCCTGTTGCAATTTTAAGTGATGTTCACTTGGCTGATGATGGGGATGTTGCTAAAATATTTGACTTTACTGCAGGTGTTGCAGCAGTATCTGAGCTTGTAGATGTTCCAATTGTGGCTGGAAGTACCTTACGTGTCGGTGGAGATATGGTTTTAGGAGATAGGTTTGTTTCAGCAGTTGGAAGTGTAGGTGTATCAAATCATCCTCCAACAGCAAGAAAAGGAGCAACTGATGGTGATGCGATTCTTTTAACTGAAGGTTCTGGTGGAGGAACAATCACAACTACTGCATTATACAATGGATTCTTTGATGTTGTATGGGATACAATGAATGTAAACTTCGTTCAAGCTTCCCATGCATTATTTGAAGCAGATCTAGTAAAAGACATTCACGCAATGACTGATGTAACCAACGGTGGTTTAAGAGGAGATGCACACGAAATCTCAAATACTACTGGTGTCGGTTTGGAATTCTACGAAAAAGAAATCAGACAAATGGTTGCACCAAATGTATTAAATATGCTTGAAACATTAAACATCGACCCACTTGGAGTTTCAACTGACTCATTGATGTTAATTGCACCTCCTGAAATCGTTGGAGATATTAAGAAAGCTGTTGGAAAATACGATGTTGCAATATCTGAAATTGGGGAAGTTAACACTTCTGGTGAACCAATATTAATTAAAGAAGATTCATCTGAAGAGAAACTCGTACCATTATTCAGAGAAGCTGCTTATACTAAAATCAAAAAATTAGTAGGAGATACAACTCCTGAAGACTTTGAAGAAATGAAAGAAAAAGTTCAAAGGGCTTCTGATGCAGCTATTGCTAAAAAAGAAAAAGTGATTAATCACATTCGTGCAAATTAA
- a CDS encoding TIGR04076 family protein — translation MKKVKITVMRKVRHDDLIEKYENPLEHECVVEEGQVFIANGWKIPDDFCDSAWESLSPFVLALANGASDFYDGWMKNKKSAMISCNDGFRPVSFLLETLDEDAD, via the coding sequence ATGAAAAAAGTAAAAATTACAGTCATGAGAAAAGTCAGACATGATGATTTAATTGAAAAATATGAAAATCCGCTAGAACATGAATGTGTTGTTGAAGAAGGTCAGGTTTTCATTGCGAATGGTTGGAAAATACCTGATGACTTCTGCGATAGTGCTTGGGAAAGTCTTTCCCCTTTCGTTTTGGCTTTAGCTAATGGTGCAAGTGACTTTTATGATGGTTGGATGAAAAATAAAAAATCTGCAATGATTTCATGCAATGATGGATTCAGACCGGTAAGTTTTCTTTTGGAAACCCTTGATGAAGATGCCGATTAG
- a CDS encoding phage holin family protein: MNKHTFLSYLRTAITLILLILTNALVIIGMTYLCGDFTIGKWYDAFIIVIAMTIVNTILWPIFQKFFMKFMVVTLGIGSLFINAIILYIACYFIPNVNIGFYASVEVPIVMSIAITFIANITHTSYYDRYIKTILQYVTKQKKDGKKYPGIIMLEIDGLSINILKKAIDKGIMPTVEKWIGENTHTLKEWETDLSSQTGASQAGILHGNNENIVAYRWVEKENDNQIIVSGKLSHAPLIEKRISDGKGLLVDGISVSNMFSGDGKNAPLTSSRLGNISRINNKTLHTIFLNSYNFQRIFVLFLWDILMELKSQLMHFIKNIQPRLRRTIVYAAVRAGANVVLREVTTQILAAEILNGEIDTAYATFMGYDEIAHHSGTQDEDVWPTLNKIDLQFQRLVSTINMSERDYYLVILSDHGQSNGATFKQRYGITLGNYVRRLLPDDLTFYSEEYNIDHFRDAILPENRQLKNIKERVGTFREDILDDNSYIQSIRDEIENRKPEIIFENEKYQNIRQKYSDSLDYIRRHEITEQSTKKAKDSELIVLGSGNLGLIYLTEWKQRLTYEELVMLFPELIPGLVKHPGIGFILVNSITNGGMVIGENGIYYLETDVVTGENPLSNYGKNAVKHLKRENSFKNMPDIMVNSFYDKKSDEVCAFEELIGSHGGLGGDQTKPFILYPSQWEDPGELIGASSIYKFLKKEIDELKS, encoded by the coding sequence ATGAACAAACATACTTTCCTATCATACTTAAGAACAGCAATAACATTAATACTTCTTATTTTAACCAATGCATTAGTTATTATTGGAATGACATATCTATGTGGTGATTTTACAATTGGAAAATGGTATGATGCATTTATCATCGTAATTGCAATGACAATAGTCAATACAATATTATGGCCAATTTTTCAAAAATTCTTTATGAAATTCATGGTAGTGACATTAGGTATTGGATCATTATTTATCAATGCCATAATTCTTTATATTGCATGTTACTTTATCCCTAATGTCAATATTGGATTTTATGCATCCGTTGAAGTTCCTATTGTCATGTCAATTGCAATCACATTTATTGCAAATATAACCCACACAAGCTACTATGATAGATACATTAAAACTATCCTGCAATATGTCACTAAACAGAAAAAGGACGGAAAAAAGTATCCTGGAATAATAATGCTTGAAATTGATGGATTATCAATAAATATTCTCAAGAAAGCTATTGATAAAGGTATAATGCCCACCGTTGAAAAATGGATTGGCGAAAATACACATACCCTAAAAGAATGGGAAACTGATTTATCATCACAAACAGGAGCAAGCCAGGCAGGAATATTACATGGAAATAATGAAAATATTGTTGCATACAGATGGGTCGAAAAAGAAAACGACAATCAGATTATTGTTTCTGGAAAATTAAGCCATGCTCCATTAATAGAAAAAAGAATAAGTGACGGAAAAGGATTATTGGTTGATGGAATAAGTGTTAGCAATATGTTTTCAGGAGATGGCAAAAATGCTCCACTAACATCATCCAGATTAGGAAATATAAGTCGTATTAACAATAAGACCCTGCATACAATTTTCTTAAATTCATACAACTTCCAAAGAATATTCGTGTTATTCCTATGGGACATATTAATGGAACTGAAATCACAGCTCATGCATTTCATAAAGAACATACAGCCCCGTCTTAGAAGAACCATTGTTTATGCTGCAGTAAGAGCAGGAGCAAATGTAGTATTAAGAGAAGTTACAACCCAGATATTGGCTGCAGAAATCTTAAATGGAGAAATTGACACTGCATATGCAACATTTATGGGTTATGATGAAATAGCACATCATTCAGGAACACAAGATGAAGATGTATGGCCAACACTAAATAAAATTGATTTGCAATTCCAGAGACTGGTTTCAACAATAAATATGAGTGAAAGAGATTACTATCTTGTCATCTTATCAGACCATGGACAAAGTAATGGTGCAACTTTTAAACAAAGATATGGAATTACACTTGGAAATTATGTTAGAAGACTACTTCCAGATGATTTGACATTTTACAGTGAAGAGTATAATATTGACCACTTCAGAGATGCAATATTACCAGAAAATAGGCAATTAAAAAACATTAAAGAAAGAGTTGGAACTTTCCGTGAGGACATTCTTGATGATAACTCATACATCCAAAGCATTAGAGATGAAATTGAAAATAGGAAACCTGAAATTATTTTTGAAAACGAAAAATATCAGAATATAAGACAAAAATATTCAGATAGCCTGGATTATATCAGAAGGCATGAAATTACAGAACAAAGTACAAAAAAAGCTAAAGATTCAGAATTAATTGTTTTAGGATCTGGAAATCTTGGATTAATCTATTTAACCGAATGGAAACAACGCTTAACATATGAAGAACTTGTAATGTTATTCCCAGAATTAATACCTGGACTTGTAAAACATCCTGGAATTGGATTTATACTAGTCAATTCAATTACAAATGGTGGAATGGTCATTGGTGAAAATGGAATATATTACTTAGAAACCGATGTTGTGACCGGAGAAAATCCATTATCCAATTACGGTAAAAATGCTGTAAAACATTTGAAAAGAGAAAATTCATTCAAAAATATGCCTGACATAATGGTTAACAGTTTTTATGATAAAAAAAGTGATGAAGTATGTGCATTTGAAGAATTAATTGGAAGTCATGGAGGCCTTGGAGGAGACCAAACAAAACCATTTATATTATATCCTTCACAATGGGAAGATCCCGGAGAATTAATAGGAGCTTCCTCAATTTATAAATTTTTAAAAAAAGAAATAGATGAATTAAAATCCTGA
- the hisH gene encoding imidazole glycerol phosphate synthase subunit HisH yields the protein MITIIDYKSGNLKSISNGFRKIGAEFQITDDKEVIANSDYLVLPGVGAFGSAMENLRPFEDVIFEHVSDDKPFLGICLGQQVLMSSSEESVGVDGLDLFKGHAELLSGDVKIPHMGWNKLKVCNDSPILEGIDGEYFYFVHSYHVVPDDESIIAGVCEYGGDVVASLSQNNLFSTQFHPEKSGVAGLKILKNFTNLEL from the coding sequence ATGATTACAATTATTGATTATAAAAGTGGAAACTTAAAAAGTATTTCAAATGGATTTAGAAAGATCGGTGCTGAATTTCAAATCACTGATGATAAAGAAGTAATCGCTAATAGTGATTATTTGGTTTTACCTGGTGTGGGTGCATTTGGAAGTGCAATGGAAAATTTAAGGCCCTTTGAAGATGTGATTTTTGAACATGTATCTGATGACAAACCATTTTTGGGAATTTGTCTTGGCCAACAGGTTTTAATGAGTTCAAGTGAAGAATCAGTTGGTGTTGACGGATTGGACTTATTTAAAGGACATGCAGAATTGTTGTCAGGGGATGTTAAGATACCACATATGGGATGGAATAAATTAAAAGTATGCAATGATTCTCCTATTTTGGAAGGTATTGATGGAGAGTATTTCTATTTTGTACACTCTTACCATGTTGTTCCTGATGATGAAAGCATTATTGCTGGAGTTTGTGAATACGGTGGCGATGTTGTAGCAAGTTTAAGTCAAAATAATTTATTTTCAACACAATTCCACCCAGAAAAAAGTGGTGTAGCGGGACTTAAGATTTTAAAGAATTTTACTAATTTGGAGTTATAA
- a CDS encoding metallophosphoesterase gives MNNDDIDRPSAMKIRQGIQDAMTYSLPDKKFEPSEIDLVEINIQLDNLGWNFHNFRILNLTDIHLGQWINPKYLDELIDYVNLLNVDLITLTGDYFSYVTKGYEKSLQKSFKKLNSRYGKFGVLGNHDHWMDSKKIRNIFKASKVIDLSNKVYTIEKDGDFLNICGVDSCTVCADNIDEVLSKMRKNTPSILLAHEPDFAEESSKTNMFDLQISGHSHGGQFIIPKVDTTPFRGPNSRKYPVGLYKVRNMMQYTSKGLGTNSFRFRINCKPEITIITLKTNKKRKIEIK, from the coding sequence ATGAACAATGATGATATTGACCGCCCATCAGCAATGAAAATCCGTCAAGGAATTCAAGATGCAATGACATATTCACTTCCGGACAAGAAGTTTGAACCAAGTGAAATAGATTTAGTTGAAATAAACATTCAATTAGACAATCTTGGGTGGAATTTTCATAATTTTAGGATTTTAAACCTAACAGACATACATTTGGGCCAATGGATCAATCCGAAATATTTGGATGAACTCATAGACTATGTCAATTTACTAAATGTTGATTTAATTACATTGACCGGTGACTACTTTTCATATGTAACCAAAGGCTATGAAAAATCTCTGCAGAAATCTTTTAAAAAATTAAACTCAAGATATGGAAAATTTGGAGTTTTGGGAAATCATGACCATTGGATGGATTCTAAAAAAATTAGAAACATCTTTAAAGCATCAAAAGTCATAGATTTAAGCAATAAAGTTTACACCATTGAAAAGGACGGGGATTTTTTAAATATCTGTGGTGTTGATAGCTGTACCGTTTGTGCAGACAATATAGATGAAGTATTATCAAAAATGAGAAAGAACACTCCAAGTATATTACTTGCTCATGAACCCGATTTTGCAGAAGAATCATCAAAAACCAACATGTTCGATTTGCAAATTTCAGGTCATTCCCATGGAGGGCAATTTATAATTCCAAAAGTAGACACAACACCATTCAGAGGCCCGAATTCCAGAAAATATCCTGTTGGCCTTTATAAAGTTAGAAACATGATGCAATATACAAGCAAAGGTCTTGGAACAAATTCATTTAGATTTAGAATAAATTGCAAACCAGAAATTACAATAATTACACTAAAAACAAATAAAAAGAGAAAGATTGAGATAAAATGA
- a CDS encoding redox-regulated ATPase YchF: MLQIAVCGKPNVGKSSFFNSATASAVEMANYPFTTIDANKAVAHVIKDCPCKELEVTCNPHNSICIDGKRLLPIELIDVAGLVPGAHEGKGLGNKFLDDLMQAKVFIHVIDASGSTDIEGNPVDPGTHDPLEDIQFLEEEIVMWMYGILSRNWVRLIRKVGAEHLDISKVLFDQLSGTGITIEDIIEAKRNIEPDYNKWEEEDLIELTRNILKIAKPMMVIANKADLPTSAANIERIKEKYPYVIPTSAESEIALVRAAEAGLISYVSGDDHFDILESEKLNANQLKALEYIQTNILDKYGSTGVQDALNYGIFELLNRIVVYPVQDEHKYTDQKGNVLPDGFLVPNGATPRELAYIVHTDIGDKFMHAVDARKNMRVASDYELKDGDIISIVTRG; this comes from the coding sequence ATGCTTCAAATTGCAGTTTGTGGAAAACCAAATGTAGGAAAATCCTCTTTTTTCAATTCAGCAACAGCATCTGCTGTGGAAATGGCTAATTATCCATTCACAACAATCGATGCGAATAAAGCTGTTGCACATGTAATTAAGGATTGTCCATGTAAAGAGTTAGAAGTTACTTGTAATCCTCACAATTCAATCTGTATTGATGGAAAAAGATTACTTCCGATTGAATTAATTGATGTTGCAGGACTTGTTCCAGGAGCACACGAAGGAAAAGGATTAGGTAACAAGTTTTTAGATGATTTAATGCAAGCTAAAGTTTTTATTCATGTTATTGACGCTTCAGGTTCAACTGATATTGAAGGAAATCCAGTTGACCCTGGAACTCATGACCCATTAGAAGACATCCAATTTTTGGAAGAAGAAATTGTAATGTGGATGTATGGAATATTGTCAAGAAATTGGGTAAGGCTTATAAGAAAAGTTGGTGCTGAACATTTAGATATTTCAAAAGTATTATTTGACCAATTATCTGGTACTGGAATAACTATTGAGGATATTATTGAAGCTAAAAGAAATATTGAACCAGATTACAACAAATGGGAAGAAGAAGATTTAATTGAACTCACAAGAAATATCTTAAAAATCGCTAAACCGATGATGGTTATTGCAAATAAGGCAGACCTTCCAACTTCTGCAGCAAATATTGAAAGAATCAAAGAAAAATATCCATATGTAATTCCAACTTCAGCAGAATCTGAAATTGCACTTGTAAGGGCAGCAGAAGCAGGTTTGATTTCATATGTTTCAGGTGATGATCATTTTGATATTTTAGAATCTGAAAAGTTAAATGCAAATCAATTAAAAGCACTTGAATACATCCAAACTAATATTTTGGACAAATATGGAAGTACTGGAGTTCAGGATGCATTAAACTATGGTATTTTTGAATTATTAAATAGGATTGTTGTATATCCGGTTCAAGATGAACACAAATACACAGACCAAAAAGGCAATGTATTGCCTGATGGTTTCTTAGTTCCAAATGGTGCAACTCCTCGTGAATTGGCATACATCGTACACACAGATATTGGTGATAAGTTCATGCATGCTGTTGATGCGAGAAAAAACATGCGTGTAGCTAGTGACTACGAATTAAAAGATGGAGACATTATCAGTATTGTAACAAGAGGATAA